In Crinalium epipsammum PCC 9333, the genomic window GCTTGTAAAGAAAATGTCGGTAGTGAACTAGCTCGATTTCAACAAATATCGGATTTAGGTATCCCAGAAATTACCATAGCCCCGATGGGTAATATGCCCGTAATTAAAGATTTAGTGGTAGATATGCGTAGTTTTTGGGATCATTTGGAAGCAGTTGATCCTTATGTAAGTACTAATGCTAGACAGGTTCCAGAACGGGAATTTTTACAAACACCAGAAGAGCGATCGCGCCTCGATCAAACTGGTAACTGTATCCTCTGTGGAGCCTGCTATTCTGAATGCAATGCTCGTGAGGTCAACCCCGATTTTGTCGGCCCTCATGCCCTAGCAAAAGCCTATCGTATGGTAGCAGATGATCGTGACGATCAAGTAGAAGAACGTTTAGAAAAATATCATCAAGGTACTCAAGGAGTTTGGGGTTGTACGCGCTGTTTTTACTGTAATACTGTTTGCCCAATGGATGTAGCACCATTGGATCAAATTAGCAAGATTAAACAGGAAATTCTTGACCGCAAAGATAACCAAGCTAGTCGTTCTATTCGTCACCGTAAAGTTTTAATTGATTTAGTTAAAGAAGGAGGTTGGATTGACGAACGCAAATTTGGTCTCCAAGTTGTGGGAAACTATTTTCGGGATCTAAAAGGCTTGCTTAGTCTTGCACCTCTCGGATTAAGAATGCTAGTGCGGGGTAAATTTCCATTAGTTTTTGAGCCTTCAGAGGGCGCGCTAGAAGTGCGATCGCTCATTAACGCTGTTCAAGCCTTGGATAGTCAATCCTCTTCCTCCCAATCAATTAAATCAGAAGATTAAAACCATGAATACAGAATCTAATCCACCCAATCAACCAGCACCCACAGAGAATTTCAATCAACCGGAACCCGCTTTTGGTTGGACTGCTTATGCAGAGCAAATAAACGGTCGTTTTGCAATGGTAGGTTTTGTGGGTTTATTAATACTAGAATTTTTTACCCGTCAAGACTTTTTTACTTGGCTAGGTTTGCGTTAGGAATAATTACAACTGATGTGAGTTTTTGCAGGGGGAATCTTAAAACTTCTCCCCTCGTAGGGCAGGGGTTGGGGAGAGGTCACGCAATGAATCCGCGTTCCAGTCTTAGATATAGCAACTGCCAGAGCAGTTAAGGCATTACACCTCTTGTTCTCAATCACAATTTGGTTTTTTTATCGCAGATGAGAGCGGATAAACGCAGATTACGCAGATGTCAATCAAGATTTGATCCGAGCGAGTTCGTTTATTTTAATGGTAGATAAGTTTAACAAGGCGCTTAAACTTATTGTCCTAAGCACCTTGGCGACTACTATAATATTGCTCAATTAACGAATTGTCAGCGAATATCTGCCTTGCCCCCCAGAATTAGCAGCATTAACAATCACGCGATATACACCATCACGGTTTAACCTACCCCTGATTACAGCAGTAGGATTGTTTTGGCTGGTGTTATTATTTTCAGCAATCTTTTGACCATTCGGCGCAACCAAAATTAGATATGGATCAAAATCAGTGCTTTCCAATGTAATAGTCACAGCTTGACCAGCGCGACCTTGGAAGGAATATGCTCTGTAGGGGCTGCCATCCGGTAGCCTGGGCGCATCAGATCCTAAAATGCCTGTTTGTCGCAAAATTGAGCCTTGCGGCTGCACTTGATTAGTAGCAGTACCCGCATTTGCTATTCCTCGGATTTGGTAATTACCAGCTTGCCCTCCTTTATAAGAGTTAGCAATTACGAAGTAAGTCCCCGCTATTGGTAGCTTTCCAACAATTCTGGCATTTTTACTACCCCCACCATTATCATCCTGAGCTAATTGACTACGGTTAGGCGCAATAAGAATTAAAAATGGGTCAATCTCTTGACTCACCATATCAATTTGTACCCGTTGACCAGCTTGACCTTGAAAGCTGTAGATTTCAAAAAAGCTATTATCGACTGGTAAAATATTATTGCCTTTACCCAAAAATCCTCTAATCGTAGCGCCATTTAAAGGCAGTGCCTTAGCTGTTTGACTACCAGTAGTTGGTTGCGCCCTTTGAGCAGTGCGAGCCGCAGTTCCTTGACGTACTGCGGTCAAGAAAGGTTGAATGCGGTCAGTTGAGATCGCAAAGCCTAGACCAATGTTACCGCCTGTATTACCATTGGTAAAAATTGCCGTATTGACACCAATTAATTCTCCCTGACCATTGAGCAGTGGCCCTCCAGAATTGCCAGGATTAATTGCGGCATCTGTTTGAATCAAACCGCGCTGTTGATCTATCCGGCTGACAATACCAGTGGTAAAAGTTCCCTGAAATTGACCAAAGGGATTACCTATAGCAAATGCTCGTTGACCTACTTGTACAGAATTTGAACGAGCAAAGCTAATAGTAGGTAAATTTTTCTGCCCACGAATTTTAAGAACCGCTAAGTCTAGTCCGTTGTTACCAAAAGCAACAATATCTGCTGGCAAACGCCGACCATCTGCCAAAATTACGGTGAGAGTGCTACGAGCGTTTTGCACAACATGGGCATTAGTTAATACCAAACCATCTGAGCTAATAATGCTGCCGCTACCCGTAGCGTTACCAGCACTGACAGATACTACCGCAGGACTGGCACGTTTATAAACGCGGATATTAACTTGCTCATCAGCGTCTTGGGCAAAGGCGTTGTTTGACTGTGGATTGCTAAAGTGGGATGAGTCTAGCAGGTCAACTGGTGCGATCGCATTAATACCATTAACACCAATAGCAGCGATCGCAGCTAATATTCCCGAAGTTCCAAAACGTAGATATTTGCTACTCATGCGATATTTTCACAAAGCCCGTGGTTTTGTTTTAGCATATTGTGAGCATCGAAGCTAACTGCCTGGTTCTCTAAATACTTGACTAATCTATTATTTTAGTGTTCCTCATTCTCCAGCGACATTGCCTCGATCTACAACAGCAATGTGCCATTGACCTAACTCGCTAGTTTCAAAAGCTACATAACGTCCATCGCCTGTAATTGTCGGATGACGCACTGAACTACGACCGTTAGCAGTAAGCAATTGCGGACTTTGAGTTTGTCGGTCATAAACTAAAATATCTGTTTTGCCACGCTCTGTAGAAACATAAGCAATAAACCGACCATCCGCACTTAAAGCAGGTTGATCCTGGCTAGAATCACGCCGATTAAGATTAGGTAAATCTACCAGACGCTTTTCCTGTAAGTCGTATAAAAAAATGTCTCGATTGTTATTGCGGTCAGAAGCAAAGGCTAAATATCTGCCATCACTGCTATAGGCTGGATACTCATCCGGCATTCGGCTATTAATGCCTCCGGTAAGGATTTGTGGCGGATTAAACAGTTGCGTATTAATACAGGCAGTGAGACTCAGAGAAAGCACAATTATATATAAATGTAGAGACGTTCTATGGAACGTCTCTACATTTGACCGCACCTGTTTTTTAAGGTATATAAGTAGGCACATTTATAGCTTGACCAGCACGATCATAAATTACAATATCCCACTGACCGTTAGCACTAGATTCAAAAGCGATCGCACTACCATCTGCACTAATTGTGGGATTGCGAACTTCTGCTGCTATATTTTCTGTAAGATTTCGTAATTGACGTAACTCTCGGTCATATAAATAAATTCCAGATTTTCCCTGACGGTTAGCAGTAAAAACAATATAACGACCGTCTTCAGAAACAGAGGGATCATCTGCGATCGCATCGAGGGAATTTAGCCCTGGAAGATCCACTAACCTCTGTTCTAGAGCATCAAATAAATATACATCCTGCCTACCACGACGATCCGAAATAAACACAATATAGCGATCGGCAATTTGAGGTTTTAACTCAGCCCCAGGACTATTTAAACTCCGTCCCCCTGGATCAAAAGGAAAATTTAACAAGCGACTTGAAGCCGTACAACTGCTCAACAAACCAGCAATGATAACAGATAAAAAAAGTATGAAGCGTGAATTGTCAAGTCTAAAAACAAAAAAATTACTTTTATTAACTATATTTAATGCCTTTTCATGATTCATACTTCAAAATTTTAGCGTCGGCTACCATCAGAAATATCTAGCTCAATATTAGTTCCCCTGTCTAGCACTTCAATATCCCATTGACCGCGACTACTACTTTCAAACGAAATATAGCGACCATCAGGACTAATACTAGGATTACGCACCCAACCACGATAACCGTTGCTAAGAACTTGTGCAGATCTGGTGCTGCGATCGTAAAGTTCTAATTCTGGTCGTCCTTGCTCACTAGAGATGTAAACAAGATATCTACCATTACGACTAAGACTAGGAGTTTCTGCGATCGCCTCCGCTTTATTTAATCCTGGTAAATCTACAAACTGCCGTTGCTGCAAGTCATACATCAGCAGTTTGCGCCTACCATCTCTGTTAGATACAAAAGCAACATAGCGACCATTACCGCTTAAAACTGGTTGCTCATCTGTATAGCGACTATTGAGAATTTCTGGCGCAGTTGTATTTCTTACTTGACTACAAGCTGAAAATAAACTTACCAGACTCAACCCCAAACTTAAATTGATTAACTGGCGGATTGCCAATTTGAAAGTGAATTTGCCCACTTTAACACTTCTATCAATTAACAATTATCAATGGGTGTGGTTAAAACTGAGTAATTATTAATCATCCTGCTTGTCCCCCTGGTTT contains:
- a CDS encoding TolB family protein; protein product: MCLLIYLKKQVRSNVETFHRTSLHLYIIVLSLSLTACINTQLFNPPQILTGGINSRMPDEYPAYSSDGRYLAFASDRNNNRDIFLYDLQEKRLVDLPNLNRRDSSQDQPALSADGRFIAYVSTERGKTDILVYDRQTQSPQLLTANGRSSVRHPTITGDGRYVAFETSELGQWHIAVVDRGNVAGE
- a CDS encoding TolB family protein → MGKFTFKLAIRQLINLSLGLSLVSLFSACSQVRNTTAPEILNSRYTDEQPVLSGNGRYVAFVSNRDGRRKLLMYDLQQRQFVDLPGLNKAEAIAETPSLSRNGRYLVYISSEQGRPELELYDRSTRSAQVLSNGYRGWVRNPSISPDGRYISFESSSRGQWDIEVLDRGTNIELDISDGSRR
- a CDS encoding chlorophyll a/b-binding protein, coding for MNTESNPPNQPAPTENFNQPEPAFGWTAYAEQINGRFAMVGFVGLLILEFFTRQDFFTWLGLR
- a CDS encoding TolB family protein, whose protein sequence is MNHEKALNIVNKSNFFVFRLDNSRFILFLSVIIAGLLSSCTASSRLLNFPFDPGGRSLNSPGAELKPQIADRYIVFISDRRGRQDVYLFDALEQRLVDLPGLNSLDAIADDPSVSEDGRYIVFTANRQGKSGIYLYDRELRQLRNLTENIAAEVRNPTISADGSAIAFESSANGQWDIVIYDRAGQAINVPTYIP
- a CDS encoding trypsin-like peptidase domain-containing protein; protein product: MSSKYLRFGTSGILAAIAAIGVNGINAIAPVDLLDSSHFSNPQSNNAFAQDADEQVNIRVYKRASPAVVSVSAGNATGSGSIISSDGLVLTNAHVVQNARSTLTVILADGRRLPADIVAFGNNGLDLAVLKIRGQKNLPTISFARSNSVQVGQRAFAIGNPFGQFQGTFTTGIVSRIDQQRGLIQTDAAINPGNSGGPLLNGQGELIGVNTAIFTNGNTGGNIGLGFAISTDRIQPFLTAVRQGTAARTAQRAQPTTGSQTAKALPLNGATIRGFLGKGNNILPVDNSFFEIYSFQGQAGQRVQIDMVSQEIDPFLILIAPNRSQLAQDDNGGGSKNARIVGKLPIAGTYFVIANSYKGGQAGNYQIRGIANAGTATNQVQPQGSILRQTGILGSDAPRLPDGSPYRAYSFQGRAGQAVTITLESTDFDPYLILVAPNGQKIAENNNTSQNNPTAVIRGRLNRDGVYRVIVNAANSGGQGRYSLTIR
- a CDS encoding succinate dehydrogenase/fumarate reductase iron-sulfur subunit; protein product: MQVLFKITRQPENSPAKIQTYTLDVDPANTILDCLNQIKWEQDGSLAFRKNCRNTICGSCAMRINGRSALACKENVGSELARFQQISDLGIPEITIAPMGNMPVIKDLVVDMRSFWDHLEAVDPYVSTNARQVPEREFLQTPEERSRLDQTGNCILCGACYSECNAREVNPDFVGPHALAKAYRMVADDRDDQVEERLEKYHQGTQGVWGCTRCFYCNTVCPMDVAPLDQISKIKQEILDRKDNQASRSIRHRKVLIDLVKEGGWIDERKFGLQVVGNYFRDLKGLLSLAPLGLRMLVRGKFPLVFEPSEGALEVRSLINAVQALDSQSSSSQSIKSED